One window from the genome of Anolis sagrei isolate rAnoSag1 chromosome 4, rAnoSag1.mat, whole genome shotgun sequence encodes:
- the LRRC30 gene encoding leucine-rich repeat-containing protein 30, with protein sequence MTCLKTEAFCQVLIIGGNKNTASNSRSSKAGGFMGGKNSKGQGKKSMMLLKRSQKLPLWEETLLSGKDPRTLLKCGLQYVSLSLIMKGMTRVPDFLWGLPQVQKLNLSHNQLVILPPALGTLDRLVVLNLCGNRMKSLPKEIGLLRNLKILFVNMNCLTELPAEIGHCKKLEVLSLSHNRISHLPPSITELINLRKLNLSNNRFIYIPLSVFALRNLDFLHVGCNKLENIGDSIQFLVNLQIFIADYNNIRALPRSICSVAALELLNVDYNCIQTLPDELYLLRRLPKIAWNPMDKGFHISHNPLSKPLPQIIEGGLDALYSYLRDKNQLP encoded by the coding sequence ATGACTTGTTTGAAAACTGAAGCCTTTTGCCAGGTGTTAATTATAGGAGGCAACAAAAACACAGCTTCAAATAGCAGAAGCAGCAAAGCTGGAGGTTTTATGGGTGGAAAGAACTCCAAGGGCCAAGGCAAGAAGAGCATGATGCTGCTGAAGAGAAGCCAGAAGCTACCTCTATGGGAAGAAACTCTTCTCTCTGGAAAAGACCCAAGGACACTACTAAAGTGTGGACTGCAGTATGTCAGTTTGAGCCTCATAATGAAGGGTATGACAAGGGTTCCTGACTTTCTTTGGGGATTGCCACAGGTCCAGAAACTGAATCTCTCACATAACCAACTGGTGATTCTTCCTCCTGCATTGGGTACACTTGACAGACTGGTAGTGCTGAACTTGTGTGGAAATCGTATGAAATCTCTGCCAAAAGAGATTGGGCTGCTCAGGAACCTGAAGATCTTATTTGTCAATATGAACTGTTTGACTGAACTACCAGCAGAAATTGGACACTGCAAGAAACTGGAAGTTCTGAGCCTCTCGCACAACCGTATCTCTCATCTCCCGCCAAGCATCACCGAACTAATAAACCTGAGGAAGCTGAACCTTAGCAACAATCGGTTCATTTACATTCCTCTAAGTGTTTTTGCATTGAGAAACTTAGATTTTTTACACGTAGGCTGCAACAAACTTGAAAACATTGGAGACAGTATCCAATTTCTAGTCAACTTACAGATCTTCATTGCTGACTATAATAACATTCGTGCCTTGCCAAGGTCTATCTGCTCAGTTGCGGCTCTTGAACTCTTAAATGTTGATTACAATTGTATCCAGACTCTTCCAGATGAACTTTATTTGCTGCGCAGACTGCCCAAAATTGCTTGGAATCCAATGGATAAGGGCTTCCATATTTCGCATAATCCTTTGTCCAAACCACTGCCGCAGATCATAGAAGGAGGACTGGATGCACTCTACAGCTATCTCAGAGATAAAAATCAGCTGCCATAA